The proteins below are encoded in one region of Salipiger sp. H15:
- a CDS encoding ABC transporter substrate-binding protein, translated as MRHFLTGVALSALLAGASPLLAETPDDQLIVAFTMTNVLTMDPAAITGGEAVQVLNNVYDALVELDPESKALMPRLAESWEVGEDNLSITFHLRPDATFASGNPVTAADVKYSFDRVMTLGQAQSSGLNSRGFTAERVDEQFQVVDDHTFRMVMPEAGDPKMILMYISQAGIGSILDSKLVEEHAGDDQGQAWLTNNSAGSGAFTLGQWRANEYVILTRNDAFWGEAPAMKRVLMRHLPESQSQRLGLQQGDIDVGFSLAAPDLRALEADGKITVETEPSAGFYYFAASVADEKFANPKVREALRYLIDYKGINGAIMPYFGVERQRVINSTAFGALPDPGYALDVEKAKALLAEAGFPDGFDTTLRVISTQEFLDSATAIQGTLAQAGIKAEIITGDGGQIYGAMRDRQFELLVGRGGGGQQPHPDSNLRALVYNPDNSQEAGLTNYQSWRTSYQDAELNGLIETALVERDADAQIAEYQKIQELIDQKVTSIQPFSERVVTAAFQNDVSGVIIDPWVSRFEDVVKTR; from the coding sequence ATGAGACATTTCCTGACGGGCGTGGCGCTTTCGGCACTGCTGGCGGGGGCGAGCCCTCTGCTCGCCGAGACGCCGGACGACCAGCTGATCGTCGCCTTCACCATGACCAACGTGCTGACCATGGACCCCGCCGCGATCACCGGCGGCGAGGCGGTGCAGGTGCTCAACAACGTCTACGACGCGCTGGTCGAGCTCGACCCCGAGAGCAAGGCGCTGATGCCGCGCCTCGCGGAAAGCTGGGAGGTCGGCGAGGACAACCTCAGCATCACCTTCCACCTGCGCCCGGATGCCACCTTCGCCTCGGGCAACCCGGTGACGGCGGCGGACGTGAAATACAGCTTCGACCGGGTGATGACGCTGGGCCAGGCGCAATCCTCGGGGCTCAATTCGCGCGGCTTCACCGCCGAACGGGTGGACGAGCAGTTCCAGGTGGTGGACGATCACACCTTCCGCATGGTGATGCCCGAGGCGGGCGATCCCAAGATGATCCTGATGTACATCTCGCAGGCGGGCATCGGCTCGATCCTCGACAGCAAGTTGGTCGAGGAACATGCGGGCGACGATCAGGGGCAGGCCTGGCTGACCAACAACTCGGCGGGCTCGGGGGCGTTCACGCTGGGCCAGTGGCGCGCCAATGAATACGTGATCCTGACCCGCAACGACGCATTCTGGGGCGAGGCCCCGGCGATGAAGCGGGTGCTGATGCGCCACCTGCCGGAGAGCCAGAGCCAGCGGCTGGGGCTGCAGCAGGGTGACATCGACGTCGGCTTCAGCCTTGCCGCACCCGACCTGCGCGCGCTCGAGGCGGATGGCAAGATCACCGTCGAGACCGAGCCGAGCGCCGGGTTCTACTACTTCGCCGCCTCGGTCGCCGACGAGAAATTCGCCAATCCCAAGGTGCGCGAGGCGCTGCGCTACCTCATCGACTACAAGGGGATCAACGGCGCGATCATGCCCTATTTCGGGGTCGAGCGGCAGCGGGTGATCAACTCCACCGCCTTCGGCGCCCTGCCCGATCCGGGCTACGCGCTGGACGTCGAGAAGGCCAAGGCGCTGCTCGCCGAGGCGGGCTTCCCCGACGGGTTCGACACCACGCTGCGGGTGATCTCGACGCAGGAATTCCTCGACAGCGCCACGGCGATCCAGGGCACGCTGGCGCAGGCGGGCATCAAGGCCGAGATCATCACCGGCGACGGCGGGCAGATCTACGGCGCGATGCGCGACCGGCAGTTCGAGCTGCTGGTCGGGCGCGGCGGCGGCGGCCAGCAGCCGCACCCCGACAGCAACCTGCGCGCGCTGGTCTACAACCCCGACAACAGCCAGGAGGCGGGGCTGACCAACTACCAGAGCTGGCGCACCTCCTACCAGGACGCCGAGCTGAACGGGCTGATCGAGACCGCGCTGGTCGAGCGCGACGCCGACGCGCAGATCGCCGAGTACCAGAAGATCCAGGAGCTGATCGACCAGAAGGTGACCTCGATCCAGCCGTTCTCGGAGCGGGTGGTGACCGCGGCCTTCCAGAACGATGTCTCGGGGGTGATCATCGACCCCTGGGTGTCGCGCTTCGAGGACGTGGTGAAGACCCGCTGA
- a CDS encoding ABC transporter ATP-binding protein encodes MKPLRIEKMSIRFGTVTILPEVSFEVAPGECFGLVGESGSGKSTVLRCASMLLGSWSGEVLVGDRPVREMGLMERCRTLQMVFQDPYGSLHPRHSVRTTLAEPLRIHKLDEPERRMAQAMRDVGLPVEFLDRYPHQLSGGQRQRVAIARALILEPEVLLLDEPTSALDVSVQAEILNLLARLREEKGFTCVMVSHDLAVIDHMCERFAVMKAGDIVEVLPRAAILDGTARHPYAQELIAASLAYEGAA; translated from the coding sequence ATGAAACCGCTCCGCATCGAGAAGATGTCGATCCGCTTCGGTACCGTGACGATCCTGCCCGAGGTGAGTTTCGAGGTGGCGCCCGGCGAGTGCTTCGGCCTCGTCGGCGAAAGCGGCTCGGGCAAGTCGACGGTGCTGCGCTGCGCGTCGATGCTGCTCGGCTCGTGGAGCGGCGAAGTCCTTGTCGGGGACCGCCCGGTCCGCGAGATGGGGCTGATGGAGCGCTGCCGCACGCTGCAGATGGTGTTCCAGGACCCCTACGGCTCGCTGCACCCGCGCCATTCGGTGCGCACCACGCTGGCGGAGCCGCTGAGAATCCACAAGCTGGACGAGCCCGAGCGGCGCATGGCGCAGGCGATGCGCGACGTCGGGCTGCCGGTCGAGTTCCTCGACCGCTACCCGCACCAGCTGTCGGGCGGGCAGCGCCAGCGCGTCGCGATCGCCCGCGCGCTGATCCTCGAGCCCGAGGTGCTGCTGCTCGACGAGCCGACCTCGGCGCTGGACGTGTCGGTGCAGGCCGAGATCCTGAACCTGCTGGCGCGGCTGCGCGAGGAGAAGGGCTTCACCTGCGTGATGGTCAGCCACGATCTGGCGGTGATCGACCACATGTGCGAGCGCTTCGCGGTGATGAAGGCGGGCGACATCGTCGAGGTGCTGCCGCGCGCGGCCATCTTGGACGGCACGGCCCGGCACCCCTACGCGCAGGAGCTGATCGCCGCGAGCCTCGCCTACGAGGGCGCGGCGTAA
- a CDS encoding mandelate racemase family protein: MIITDVSVRVFRHKTRRHSDSAGHAHPGPEHEVQQAIVTIRSEDGVEGHSFCPPEVARPHVIDKFVKKVLIRQDHRDRERLWQELAHWQRGSAAQLTDRTLAVIDCALWDLAGRTLNQPVYKLIGGYRDKVLAYGSIMCGDEIEGGLATPEDYGRFAETLVARGYKGIKLHTWMPPVSWAPDVKMDLKACAAVREAVGPDIALMIDAFHWYKRTEALELGRGLEKLGFAWIEEPMDEQSMSSYRWLTENLDIPVVGPESAAGKHWHRAEWIASGACDILRTGVNDVGGITPAMKTMHLAEAFGMECEVHGNTAMNLHVVAASKNCKWYERGLLHPFLEYDDGLDYLNTLSDPMDRDGYVHVPDRPGLGEDINFNLIENNRVC, from the coding sequence GTGATCATCACCGACGTGTCCGTGCGCGTGTTCCGGCACAAGACCCGCCGCCATTCCGACAGCGCGGGCCACGCCCACCCCGGCCCCGAGCACGAGGTGCAGCAGGCCATCGTGACGATCCGCAGCGAGGACGGGGTCGAGGGCCATTCCTTCTGCCCGCCCGAGGTGGCCCGCCCGCATGTGATCGACAAGTTCGTGAAGAAGGTGCTGATCAGGCAGGACCACCGCGACCGCGAGCGGCTCTGGCAGGAGCTGGCACACTGGCAGCGTGGCTCGGCGGCGCAGCTGACCGACCGGACGCTGGCGGTGATCGACTGCGCGCTCTGGGACCTGGCGGGGCGCACGCTGAACCAGCCGGTCTACAAGCTGATCGGCGGCTACCGCGACAAGGTGCTGGCCTATGGCTCGATCATGTGCGGCGACGAGATCGAGGGCGGGCTCGCCACGCCCGAGGATTACGGCCGCTTCGCCGAGACGCTGGTGGCGCGCGGCTACAAGGGCATCAAGCTGCACACCTGGATGCCGCCCGTAAGCTGGGCGCCGGACGTGAAGATGGATCTGAAGGCCTGCGCCGCCGTGCGCGAGGCGGTCGGCCCCGACATCGCGCTGATGATCGACGCCTTCCACTGGTACAAGCGCACCGAGGCGCTGGAGCTCGGCCGCGGGCTGGAGAAGCTCGGGTTCGCCTGGATCGAGGAGCCGATGGACGAGCAGTCCATGTCCTCCTACCGCTGGCTCACCGAGAATCTCGACATCCCCGTGGTCGGCCCTGAAAGCGCCGCCGGCAAGCACTGGCACCGCGCCGAGTGGATCGCCTCGGGCGCCTGCGACATCCTGCGCACCGGGGTCAACGACGTCGGCGGCATCACCCCGGCGATGAAAACCATGCACCTCGCCGAGGCCTTCGGCATGGAATGCGAGGTGCATGGCAATACCGCGATGAACCTGCATGTCGTCGCCGCCTCGAAGAACTGCAAGTGGTACGAGCGCGGCCTTCTGCACCCGTTCCTCGAGTATGACGACGGGCTCGACTACCTCAACACGCTGTCCGACCCGATGGACCGCGACGGCTACGTCCATGTCCCGGACCGCCCCGGTCTGGGCGAGGACATCAATTTCAATCTCATCGAAAACAACCGCGTCTGCTGA